One Setaria italica strain Yugu1 chromosome I, Setaria_italica_v2.0, whole genome shotgun sequence DNA window includes the following coding sequences:
- the LOC101774222 gene encoding protein phosphatase 2C and cyclic nucleotide-binding/kinase domain-containing protein isoform X1, producing the protein MFHVGLFHIFSGSWSWAFTSCSSSFASKCCSQLKCSLCSSGCLGQTPDSPRESRGKLSRGRGKGIGGSDDSSDDLGEDDDSLNQMNTRESTVGISRLSRVSSQFLPPDGSRKVQVPLGNYDLRYSFLSQRGYYPESLDKPNQDSYCIHTPFGASPDDHFFGVFDGHGEYGAQCSQFVKRRLCENLLRDNRFRTDAVLALHSAFVATNSQLHDDNLDDSMSGTTAITILVRGKTIYVANTGDSRAVIAEKRGDNIVAVDLSIDQTPYRFDELERVKECGARVLTLDQIEGLKNPDVQCWGTEESDDGDPPRLWVQNGMYPGTAFTRSIGDSVAESIGVIADPEIFVLDLNSKNPFFVLASDGVFEFLSSQTVVDMISKYKDPRDACAEIVAESYRLWLQYETRTDDITIIVVHINGLTDVESTQTVTKVSLQPSPQVVGLACSESPLIVSSNTNNQRSRHDLSRARLRALESSLENGQLWVPSSPSHRKTWEEQAHIERVLHDHFLFRKITDSQCHVLLDCMQRVEVKPGDIVVQQGGDGDCFYVVGSGEYEVLAIQEEEGKETTKVLHRYTADKLSSFGELALMHNKPLQASVRAVTSGTLWALKREDFRGILMSEFSNIASLKLLRSVELFTRFTVLQLSQLAESLVEVSFADGQTIVDKNDDVSALYVIQRGRVRLVLAADQMNSDAWDLISAHTKQAQSSQENGNYVVEIGEGGHFGEWTLIGETITFTAIAVGDVTCSTIAKEKFDTIVGPLPKLSQADSRIKESLVTKENVADDDFPFRRVQLSDLEWKMCIYAAECSEIGLVRIRGSDKIRSLKRFYIKRVQDLHKEVQVFEEKELMKSLSQSTCVPEVLCTCADQSYLGILLNCCLCCSLASILHTPLNESSAKFFAASVVVALEELHQKSIIYRGVSADILMLDRSGHLQLVDFRFAKKIEGERTYTTCGIADSLAPEIVLGRGHGFPADWWALGVLIYFMLQSDMPFGSWRESELEPVSKIAKGHLVMPLIFSAEVIDLITKLLVVDENVRLGTSGAGAVKKHPWFDGIDWEQIASGTYTVPDEITERMDSCIETLNEDLTASPSVPIEDPDDLTAPEWIQDW; encoded by the exons ATGTTCCATGTCGGGCTCTTCCACATTTTTTCGGGCTCTTGGAGTTGGGCATTTACTTCTTGTTCGTCCTCTTTTG CTTCCAAGTGTTGTTCACAACTGAAGTGCTCTTTGTGCTCAAGTGGGTGCCTTGGGCAGACACCTGACTCCCCAAGAGAATCAAGGGGAAAGTTAAGCCGGGGGAGGGGAAAGGGAATCGGTGGTTCAGATGACTCTTCTGATGATCTCGGGGAAGACGACGACTCGTTGAACCAAATGAACACAAGGGAATCAACTGTTGGCATCAGTCGACTATCAAGGGTCTCATCACAGTTTCTTCCTCCTGATGGTTCGCGCAAAGTTCAGGTCCCTTTGGGTAACTATGACCTGAGATACTCCTTCTTGTCTCAAAGAGGTTACTATCCAGAATCACTGGACAAGCCAAACCAAGATAGCTACTGCATACATACCCCATTTGGAGCAAGTCCTGATGACCACTTCTTTGGTGTGTTTGATGGTCATGGAGAGTATGGAGCCCAGTGCTCACAGTTTGTGAAGCGAAGATTATGTGAGAACCTGCTCAGAGATAATCGCTTCCGTACAGATGCTGTGCTAGCTCTTCATTCTGCTTTTGTGGCAACAAACTCGCAGCTTCATGATGACAACTTGGATGACTCCATGAGTGGTACTACAGCAATCACTATATTGGTCAGGGGTAAAACTATATACGTTGCAAATACTGGCGATTCACGTGCTGTTATTGCTGAAAAACGAGGGGACAATATTGTTGCTGTTGATCTCTCCATAGATCAAACTCCTTACCGGTTTGATGAGCTTGAAAGGGTCAAGGAATGTGGTGCTAGAGTTCTGACCTTGGATCAAATAGAGGGGCTAAAGAACCCAGATGTGCAGTGTTGGGGTACTGAAGAAAGTGATGATGGTGATCCTCCAAGGCTATGGGTGCAAAATGGCATGTACCCAGGAACTGCTTTTACACGTAGCATTGGAGATTCTGTTGCTGAGTCCATTGGTGTCATTGCAGATCCCGAGATTTTTGTTCTGGATCTCAATTCCAAAAATCCATTTTTTGTTCTTGCTAGTGATGGAGTATTTGAGTTCCTTTCCAGTCAAACAGTTGTCGACATG ATTTCTAAATACAAGGATCCTCGAGATGCATGTGCAGAAATTGTTGCTGAGTCCTATCGTCTTTGGCTACAGTATGAAACTCGCACAGATGATATTACAATCATAGTTGTGCATATTAATGGGTTAACTGAT GTGGAATCTACCCAGACTGTTACAAAAGTGTCTTTACAGCCTTCACCACAAGTAGTAGGACTGGCATGCTCCGAATCACCACTAATAGTAAGTTCCAACACAAACAATCAGCGTTCCAGACATGATTTATCACGCGCAAGATTGAGGGCTCTTGAAAGTTCTCTAGAAAATGGCCAATTATGGGTCCCATCATCTCCATCTCATCGAAAGACATGGGAAGAACAA GCGCATATTGAGCGGGTACTACATGATCATTTCCTCTTCAGAAAGATTACTGACTCGCAATGTCATGTTCTACTTGATTGTATGCAACGGGTTGAGGTGAAACCTGGGGATATAGTAGTGCAGCAG GGTGGCGATGGTGACTGCTTCTATGTAGTTGGTAGTGGTGAGTATGAAGTTCTGGCCATTCAG gaagaagaaggaaaggaaACAACCAAGGTTCTGCATCGGTATACAGCAGACAAGCTATCTTCCTTTGGGGAGCTAGCACTGAT GCACAATAAGCCACTTCAAGCTTCTGTTCGTGCTGTGACCAGTGGAACATTATGGGCTCTAAAGAGGGAGGATTTCCGGGGAATTCTGATGTCAGAATTTTCAAACATTGCATCATTGAAGTTGCTCCGATCAGTAGAGCTGTTTACAAGATTTACAGTGCTTCAACTAAGTCAACTTGCTGAGTCACTTGTTGAAGTATCTTTTGCAGATGGTCAAACAATAGTAGACAAG AATGATGATGTCTCTGCATTATATGTCATTCAAAGGGGTCGTGTGAGACTTGTATTGGCTGCTGATCAGATGAACTCAGATGCTTGGGATCTCATTAGTGCTCATACAAAGCAGGCACAAAGCAGTCAAGAAAATGGTAATTATGTGGTTGAGATAGGTGAGGGAGGACACTTCGGTGAATGGACTCTCATTGGTGAAACCATTACGTTCACTGCTATTGCAGTTGGTGATGTGACTTGTTCTACTATTGCAAAGGAGAAATTTGATACAATTGTTGGGCCTTTGCCTAAACTTTCACAAGCTGATTCCAG GATTAAAGAATCTCTGGTCACTAAGGAGAATGTTGCAGATGATGACTTCCCCTTTAGGAGAGTGCAGCTATCTGATTTG GAATGGAAAATGTGCATATATGCTGCTGAGTGCAGTGAGATTGGTCTCGTCCGAATCAGGGGCTCTG ACAAGATCAGAAGTTTAAAGAGGTTTTACATCAAGAGAGTACAGGATCTCCATAAGGAAGTACAAGTCTTTGAGGAAAAGGAACTTATGAAAAGCTTGAGCCAATCAACTTGTGTGCCAGAAGTCCTATGTACTTGTGCTGATCAGTCATACCTTGGGATATTGCTGAATTGCTGCCTTTGTTGCTCACTGGCTTCAATACTTCACACACCACTAAATGAATCATCTGCAAAATTCTTTGCAGCCTCAGTTGTTGTTGCTCTAGAAGAACTTCATCAG AAGTCCATTATTTATAGAGGTGTTTCGGCAGACATTCTTATGCTTGACAGATCAGGTCATCTGCAACTGGTTGATTTTAGGTTTGCAAAGAAAATAGAAGGTGAAAGGACATACACAACATGTGGGATTGCTGACTCTCTAGCACCAGAGATAGTTCTTGGTAGGGGCCATGGATTTCCTGCTGACTG GTGGGCCCTTGGAGTCTTGATCTATTTCATGCTGCAGTCTGACATGCCATTCGGTTCCTGGAGGGAGAGCGAACTGGAACCTGTTTCAAAAATTGCCAAAGGCCACCTTGTTATGCCATTGATATTCAGTGCGGAAGTTATTGACCTTATAACCAAG CTACTTGTGGTAGATGAAAATGTGCGCCTCGGAACCAGTGGTGCCGGAGCTGTGAAGAAACATCCCTGGTTTGATGGCATTGACTGGGAACAAATAGCATCTGGGACTTACACAGTACCTGATGAAATCACTGAGCGGATGGACAGCTGTATAGAAACTCTTAACGAGGACTTAACAGCGTCTCCTTCTGTGCCAATTGAAGACCCAGATGATCTTACTGCTCCAGAATGGATCCAAGATTGGTAA
- the LOC101774222 gene encoding protein phosphatase 2C and cyclic nucleotide-binding/kinase domain-containing protein isoform X2 produces the protein MGCSASKCCSQLKCSLCSSGCLGQTPDSPRESRGKLSRGRGKGIGGSDDSSDDLGEDDDSLNQMNTRESTVGISRLSRVSSQFLPPDGSRKVQVPLGNYDLRYSFLSQRGYYPESLDKPNQDSYCIHTPFGASPDDHFFGVFDGHGEYGAQCSQFVKRRLCENLLRDNRFRTDAVLALHSAFVATNSQLHDDNLDDSMSGTTAITILVRGKTIYVANTGDSRAVIAEKRGDNIVAVDLSIDQTPYRFDELERVKECGARVLTLDQIEGLKNPDVQCWGTEESDDGDPPRLWVQNGMYPGTAFTRSIGDSVAESIGVIADPEIFVLDLNSKNPFFVLASDGVFEFLSSQTVVDMISKYKDPRDACAEIVAESYRLWLQYETRTDDITIIVVHINGLTDVESTQTVTKVSLQPSPQVVGLACSESPLIVSSNTNNQRSRHDLSRARLRALESSLENGQLWVPSSPSHRKTWEEQAHIERVLHDHFLFRKITDSQCHVLLDCMQRVEVKPGDIVVQQGGDGDCFYVVGSGEYEVLAIQEEEGKETTKVLHRYTADKLSSFGELALMHNKPLQASVRAVTSGTLWALKREDFRGILMSEFSNIASLKLLRSVELFTRFTVLQLSQLAESLVEVSFADGQTIVDKNDDVSALYVIQRGRVRLVLAADQMNSDAWDLISAHTKQAQSSQENGNYVVEIGEGGHFGEWTLIGETITFTAIAVGDVTCSTIAKEKFDTIVGPLPKLSQADSRIKESLVTKENVADDDFPFRRVQLSDLEWKMCIYAAECSEIGLVRIRGSDKIRSLKRFYIKRVQDLHKEVQVFEEKELMKSLSQSTCVPEVLCTCADQSYLGILLNCCLCCSLASILHTPLNESSAKFFAASVVVALEELHQKSIIYRGVSADILMLDRSGHLQLVDFRFAKKIEGERTYTTCGIADSLAPEIVLGRGHGFPADWWALGVLIYFMLQSDMPFGSWRESELEPVSKIAKGHLVMPLIFSAEVIDLITKLLVVDENVRLGTSGAGAVKKHPWFDGIDWEQIASGTYTVPDEITERMDSCIETLNEDLTASPSVPIEDPDDLTAPEWIQDW, from the exons ATGGGCTGTTCAGCTTCCAAGTGTTGTTCACAACTGAAGTGCTCTTTGTGCTCAAGTGGGTGCCTTGGGCAGACACCTGACTCCCCAAGAGAATCAAGGGGAAAGTTAAGCCGGGGGAGGGGAAAGGGAATCGGTGGTTCAGATGACTCTTCTGATGATCTCGGGGAAGACGACGACTCGTTGAACCAAATGAACACAAGGGAATCAACTGTTGGCATCAGTCGACTATCAAGGGTCTCATCACAGTTTCTTCCTCCTGATGGTTCGCGCAAAGTTCAGGTCCCTTTGGGTAACTATGACCTGAGATACTCCTTCTTGTCTCAAAGAGGTTACTATCCAGAATCACTGGACAAGCCAAACCAAGATAGCTACTGCATACATACCCCATTTGGAGCAAGTCCTGATGACCACTTCTTTGGTGTGTTTGATGGTCATGGAGAGTATGGAGCCCAGTGCTCACAGTTTGTGAAGCGAAGATTATGTGAGAACCTGCTCAGAGATAATCGCTTCCGTACAGATGCTGTGCTAGCTCTTCATTCTGCTTTTGTGGCAACAAACTCGCAGCTTCATGATGACAACTTGGATGACTCCATGAGTGGTACTACAGCAATCACTATATTGGTCAGGGGTAAAACTATATACGTTGCAAATACTGGCGATTCACGTGCTGTTATTGCTGAAAAACGAGGGGACAATATTGTTGCTGTTGATCTCTCCATAGATCAAACTCCTTACCGGTTTGATGAGCTTGAAAGGGTCAAGGAATGTGGTGCTAGAGTTCTGACCTTGGATCAAATAGAGGGGCTAAAGAACCCAGATGTGCAGTGTTGGGGTACTGAAGAAAGTGATGATGGTGATCCTCCAAGGCTATGGGTGCAAAATGGCATGTACCCAGGAACTGCTTTTACACGTAGCATTGGAGATTCTGTTGCTGAGTCCATTGGTGTCATTGCAGATCCCGAGATTTTTGTTCTGGATCTCAATTCCAAAAATCCATTTTTTGTTCTTGCTAGTGATGGAGTATTTGAGTTCCTTTCCAGTCAAACAGTTGTCGACATG ATTTCTAAATACAAGGATCCTCGAGATGCATGTGCAGAAATTGTTGCTGAGTCCTATCGTCTTTGGCTACAGTATGAAACTCGCACAGATGATATTACAATCATAGTTGTGCATATTAATGGGTTAACTGAT GTGGAATCTACCCAGACTGTTACAAAAGTGTCTTTACAGCCTTCACCACAAGTAGTAGGACTGGCATGCTCCGAATCACCACTAATAGTAAGTTCCAACACAAACAATCAGCGTTCCAGACATGATTTATCACGCGCAAGATTGAGGGCTCTTGAAAGTTCTCTAGAAAATGGCCAATTATGGGTCCCATCATCTCCATCTCATCGAAAGACATGGGAAGAACAA GCGCATATTGAGCGGGTACTACATGATCATTTCCTCTTCAGAAAGATTACTGACTCGCAATGTCATGTTCTACTTGATTGTATGCAACGGGTTGAGGTGAAACCTGGGGATATAGTAGTGCAGCAG GGTGGCGATGGTGACTGCTTCTATGTAGTTGGTAGTGGTGAGTATGAAGTTCTGGCCATTCAG gaagaagaaggaaaggaaACAACCAAGGTTCTGCATCGGTATACAGCAGACAAGCTATCTTCCTTTGGGGAGCTAGCACTGAT GCACAATAAGCCACTTCAAGCTTCTGTTCGTGCTGTGACCAGTGGAACATTATGGGCTCTAAAGAGGGAGGATTTCCGGGGAATTCTGATGTCAGAATTTTCAAACATTGCATCATTGAAGTTGCTCCGATCAGTAGAGCTGTTTACAAGATTTACAGTGCTTCAACTAAGTCAACTTGCTGAGTCACTTGTTGAAGTATCTTTTGCAGATGGTCAAACAATAGTAGACAAG AATGATGATGTCTCTGCATTATATGTCATTCAAAGGGGTCGTGTGAGACTTGTATTGGCTGCTGATCAGATGAACTCAGATGCTTGGGATCTCATTAGTGCTCATACAAAGCAGGCACAAAGCAGTCAAGAAAATGGTAATTATGTGGTTGAGATAGGTGAGGGAGGACACTTCGGTGAATGGACTCTCATTGGTGAAACCATTACGTTCACTGCTATTGCAGTTGGTGATGTGACTTGTTCTACTATTGCAAAGGAGAAATTTGATACAATTGTTGGGCCTTTGCCTAAACTTTCACAAGCTGATTCCAG GATTAAAGAATCTCTGGTCACTAAGGAGAATGTTGCAGATGATGACTTCCCCTTTAGGAGAGTGCAGCTATCTGATTTG GAATGGAAAATGTGCATATATGCTGCTGAGTGCAGTGAGATTGGTCTCGTCCGAATCAGGGGCTCTG ACAAGATCAGAAGTTTAAAGAGGTTTTACATCAAGAGAGTACAGGATCTCCATAAGGAAGTACAAGTCTTTGAGGAAAAGGAACTTATGAAAAGCTTGAGCCAATCAACTTGTGTGCCAGAAGTCCTATGTACTTGTGCTGATCAGTCATACCTTGGGATATTGCTGAATTGCTGCCTTTGTTGCTCACTGGCTTCAATACTTCACACACCACTAAATGAATCATCTGCAAAATTCTTTGCAGCCTCAGTTGTTGTTGCTCTAGAAGAACTTCATCAG AAGTCCATTATTTATAGAGGTGTTTCGGCAGACATTCTTATGCTTGACAGATCAGGTCATCTGCAACTGGTTGATTTTAGGTTTGCAAAGAAAATAGAAGGTGAAAGGACATACACAACATGTGGGATTGCTGACTCTCTAGCACCAGAGATAGTTCTTGGTAGGGGCCATGGATTTCCTGCTGACTG GTGGGCCCTTGGAGTCTTGATCTATTTCATGCTGCAGTCTGACATGCCATTCGGTTCCTGGAGGGAGAGCGAACTGGAACCTGTTTCAAAAATTGCCAAAGGCCACCTTGTTATGCCATTGATATTCAGTGCGGAAGTTATTGACCTTATAACCAAG CTACTTGTGGTAGATGAAAATGTGCGCCTCGGAACCAGTGGTGCCGGAGCTGTGAAGAAACATCCCTGGTTTGATGGCATTGACTGGGAACAAATAGCATCTGGGACTTACACAGTACCTGATGAAATCACTGAGCGGATGGACAGCTGTATAGAAACTCTTAACGAGGACTTAACAGCGTCTCCTTCTGTGCCAATTGAAGACCCAGATGATCTTACTGCTCCAGAATGGATCCAAGATTGGTAA